Part of the Nicotiana sylvestris chromosome 2, ASM39365v2, whole genome shotgun sequence genome, tttgacgttgaattcgaagtgcttgacataccatcCTCATATAGTCTTTTGTTGGGCCGCCCATGGATCCATGTTGCTGGAGCCGTAcactccacactacatcaagtcgtaaaattcgaatggaatcgtcacaaggtaatcattcatggagatgggagtaatcacatctacaccagtcaaaccattcCGGCCAttagacatagaagaaggctaagaGGGGAAACCTaacatcacattgaacgggtcaatgccgtcgagaaggataagtggtggagtaacaaaatagaaagcatactagcatggtccgaatatgaacccggcaaagggttaGGAAAGAACCTCCAGGGTATCACCAAGTTGATACGActaaaaaatcatggtaccacctttgggctcggataccagtatacatggcaggagtacagggagtggtcgcctccatggcatcgaccatattaccctcttgagcaatcGATACCCCATTTGGAATAGGCTTTCCAACAAgcagacacaatatggggaactgctaAAGAAGAAGAACTAGCTGGGCTGAAGGACTTattcttggaagatgaggatatGGACTGCATTGCCAGAattgaggaggagaaggaagaAGGCCTCTCCATTTAGACCGTGGAAAAGGGAGATGTTCTCGAAAACTGGACCatcacaccatcccgagcccaccgagtccctgggtagcttggcagaatttatagCCGTTataggcatttaaaatttcctgCAATTTTGTTTGAagatttctttgtttcaaaataaatgaccAATTCACCgagccaagctttgtttgaacaattttctcagttttaatcaaatgcatttatcctttattcattactatttttatactttttcccttctacagtgttattattacttttcctgatgaaccagtaacTGGGACATGTAATGAGCcaatgcaacatgagaatagttacttagaggaagaagatgagatacccgaggaaactgtcagggaagttgagaattttgagaacaagcctaaatccaacttggacaaaacagaagcagtaaatttgggagacgccgagaccgtcaaagagagccgcatcaacattcacttctcaccaacagagaaggaagaatacatccatttgctaaaggaatatgaggatatctttgcatggtcgtatgacgatatgaccgttttgagcacatctatagtagctcacaagttgcccactaatCCCACGTGTCCTCTAGtcaagcaaaaactcagaaaattcaaaccggacatgagtttgaaaatcaaagaggaagttaccaagcagatcaaagccaaagttctcagggtggttgagtacccaacttggttagctgACATCATGCCAGTtctgaagaaggatgggaaggtccgagtatgtcttgattatcgggatttaaatagagcaagtcccaaagacgacttcccactgccaaatatacatatcctgatcgataattgcgccaaacatgaactccaatcctttgtagattgcttcgcaggttatcaccagatctggatggttGAAGAAGATGCCaagaagacagcttttattacgccttggggtgtatactgttatgagatgatgtcgttcggtctgAAGAACAtaggggccacttacatgagggccatgacaaccctctttcatgatatgatacacaaggaaatagaggtatatgtagacgatgtcattatcaaatccaagagggccgcagatcacatagcagacttgagaaaattcttcgaCAGGCTCAGAAGTtataatttgaagttgaaccccgaAAAATTTTCATTCGGGTTCCTGGAGGAAAGTTATTAGGATTCATTGTTAATCTCCAAGGGATCAAGCTATatccgactaaagtcaaagctattcaggagttaccaccacctaaaagcaagaaggacgtgatgagcttcatgggacggctcaactacatcagccgattcatagcacagtccacagtaataggtgaacccatcttcaaggtGCCGAGGAAAGATGCTGAGACAAGTTGGACTGAGGATTGTCAGAAatcttttgacaagatcaaggaataatTGTCCATACCGCCAGTtctagtcccgccagaaccaggacgacctttactactttatctatccgtgttagatggagcctttggatgtgttttgggacaacatgatgagacaggaagaaaggagcaagccatatactacctgagcaagaaattcacaccttatgaagcacgatattctctgcttgaacgcacttgctgtgctttgaactggacaacccagaaattgaggcattatttctgtgtCTACACTACGTACCACatttccaggatggatcctctaaagtacatattttagaagcccatgcttactgggaagttggctaaatggaagATACTagtgagtgagttcgacatcgtctatgtaactcaaaaggcagtcaaaggacaagcattggcagatcacctcgctgagaatccagtgggaggagaatacgaacccttgaaaatgtatttcctgatgaagaaatatcATTCGTGGGAGAAAATATTACAAaagcatatgatggttggaggatgttctttgacggagccgcaaatttcaaaggagtaggcattagAGCAGTTTTTGTGTTagaaatgggtcagcattatcccgtatcttctaaactcagatttccccaTACCAATAACATGGCGGAATATGAAGTCTGcgtactagggctcaacatgacAGTCGACATGAACATCCAGGGGTTGTTGGTGATCGACGATTCAGATTTGCTTATGCACCAGGTGTAAGGAGAATGGGCTACtgagaattccaagatattgccatatctgcaccatgtgcaggaattgaaaagtaggttcatgaagatagaattccgacatgtgcccagaattcagaatgagttcgccgacgcattagccactttgtcatcaatgatacaacatccagataagaactatattgatcccattccggtaaggatccataatcagccagcatattgtgctcatgtcgaggatgaagcagatggaaagccttggttctatGACATCAAGAAGTacctatcaaaaggagaatacccgaagCATTTAAATCAAATTGAAAAATGCACAcaccggagattgtcaaatcacttcttccacagtggagggaacttgtacagaagaacttcGGATGTGGGCTTACTAtagtgtgtcgacgcaaaggaagcttctaagctactagaggatgtgcatgctgggacatGTGGCCTGCACATGAATGTCTTCATTATGGCCAAGAACATACTCAGGgtaggttacttttggataaccatggagacagattgtattcagtatgtccgcaaatgctttcaatgtcaagtgcatgccgacacgataaaagtgccaccaaacgagctcaatgcaacaagctcaccttggccactcgccgcctggggaatggatgttattggtccaattgCACCCCctgcttcaaacggacaccgGTTTATCCTGATAgtcattgattacttcacaaaatgggtaaaagctgcatcttacaaagctgtaaccaagaaagtcatcgcagatttcGTCAAGGATCATATTGTCTGTCGATTCAGAGTTCTTGAGTCCATTATCACCGACAACGCCGCCAACCTCAACaatgatctgatgaaagctatatgtgaaacctttaaaatcaagcacaagaattctatcgcctacagacctcagatgaacggagccgtagaagccgccaacaagaacattTAAGaggatactaaggaaaatgataaagaatcacaagcaatggcatgagaagttaccctttgctctgttaggataccgcaccatagttcgcacgtcaactggggcaaccccttacatgctggtttatggtaccaagGCTGTCATCCCAACCAAGGTAgatattccttctttaagagCCATACAGGAAACTAAACTGAGCAATGCGGAATGGGTAagaagtcgctatgaacaattggcccttatcaatAGAAAAAGGATGAATGCTATATGTCatggccaactttatcagaatagaatggccagagccttcaataaaagggtcaaaccaagacattTCGCACCAAGACaactggtattgaagaagattttcccacaccaagatgaagccaaagggaaattctctatcaactggcaaggtccgtatatggttcacagagtactaacaggaggagcactcatacttgcaaagATGGATGGAGAGATttggccaaaaccgatcaattcataacagtcaagagatactatgcctagaatCATTTCacatttcctttctgatgtaattgaactatgcttgatctgattcccgtttaagaggggatacgtaggcagcatTATGTGTTCGGTAATAtgataataaaattttcattttccccctgaattagaaactggggcagaattttgagaaagatcctcaaaattccgaagcaagtCCAGCCAGCACCATCACATGTCAGGAAGTCAGTAATCAGTCaagaattggggcagaattttgagaaggattctcaaaattccgaagaagattcGGCAGGGTCCGACATCTACAAATAGTTAAAAATcatccaccaaactggggcagaatttgaggaggactctcaaaattccaacatacgagagctgcaatgcctttgaaatgtatcacagtcgctagttcatcaaaattacttgatatatcaatacgcttccaaaacaattctattttatcaatgaatgtatatttttcaaaaattctattttttatatAACAGTCAGGTGCTATCTAGGGGAACTCAAAGGGGGCTTCCAGagcggagcaaagcaaggcctgCAGACGAAGCAacaaccaacctcccctcatgaaacttacgatttttctttgaacgcaggcacatttgacgaTATCATTCGCATacaaagcaaattcaccatccatccggCTGTTAGACGCTGAACATATCCTAGATAAGATATACTCTACCCTTATCTGCTATTTTttctttgcatgagtctaatccttgactctatatttgcatgagtctaatctctgactccacatttgcatgagactaagctctgtctccaattttgtatgagtctaatccttgactccatatttgcatgagtctaatctctgactccacatttgcatgagactaagatctgtctccaatcttgcatgagtctaatctctgactccatatttgcatgagtctaatctttgactccacgcttgcatgagactaagctctgtctccaattttgcatgagtctaatccttgacttcatatttgcatgagtctaatctctgactccatcttgcatgagtctaatccttgacttcatatttgcatgGGACCAAGACCTGTCCCACATCTTGAATGAGGCTAAGcgctgcctccatatctacataagGCTAGGCACTTctttccatttgcatgggactaagccccgtccagtatcttgcatgaggctaagccatgcttccacatctgcataaggctaagctgccttccatttgcatgggactaagccctgttccatatcttgcatgagtctaatccctgactccatatttgcatgggactaagccctgtcccgaatcttgcatgaggttaagccttacctccattttgcataaggctaagcactgccttacatttgcatgggactaagccatgtcccacatcttgcatgagtctaagctatgactccatattttcatgagactaagctatgtctcTAATCTTGCATGAGTTTAatctctgtctccaatcttgcatgagtctaatctctgactccatatttgcatgagtctaatctttgactccgcgcttgcatgagactaagccctgtctccaaattttgcataagtctaatacttgcatgaggataatACTTGCCTCCCCTTTTGCATAatactaatccctgcctccccacttgcatgtGACTAAGCACTATCCCTCCTTTGCACCAATGTGGCTCTATTTTTCTACTACCATCtacttgcttttcaatcgggctaagctctgcccttcatttgACAGGACTAAGACTTGTATTGTTatatcatattattgcatctcatgggatgaaatatcaccaatctgtccaaaggcgtcatagtctaaaggcaccatcctcatagccggaagacaccatgccatggcctgaggatctctcgaacttgcatatcattattcaaaggcgtcatggttcagaggcactaTTTTCCTGGCCCGAgaacattatttcatggcctACAAATTCCtcattaaacaattcatggcccaggacgtcatggtccaaggacgtcatctctAACCGTCCAAAGACTACATTCATGGTtcgaagggaatttgcatcatgtttaaattttcacaAATACGTTTGTAgaatcttttatctgcaggtaaccaatAAGCAATCGTTATCCTAGCAGGATCAATCTCGCTCCAGCTCACTCCAACCGTCTCGAGCCTTAACCGCTCATCGTAGCTGCTTCCATATCCCGTGTTCGTTCTTACAATAATTTTATTGGCATATTCCACAGGTGAATCCTGAACTACACATGGACTAATTCATATAACCAGGGATGTGTAGGCAACTTGGAAACCAGAGctcggcctctgtctttcaaaatatTTCATCCAGTCAATATTGgctatcatttctttacccgaaaactctttcatccttcccgagtaaagaggggcagctgttgatacccaatttttccctatatattttaaatatacataaataccttcaaaatagcatatatatatacatatataagcatgcacaaggcttttattattttttttccataattttaagggttaaaattgatttattttcttcccttttatccataaaatccccaataattatttccaaaattatagttttgataattcattttatttgatttctatacttatgccaaaatatggctaatataatttttatgtatttttacaattacatttagtatttttttaagctaaattgcatataattgcaatgttagcccattttaagatataattatattttataagcATAAAATTGGTCCCctgtatttttaaaatgataattatgtattttaaatcattttggcaccttaaagtattttcagaaattacctattattttttataaattaaataggggaaaGTGAGCTATTTTAATTATAGCCAAATTTGGCTTCAATTGTAGCCAAAATCGGACCAATTCCCAGCCCAATCTCCTAATCAATTAACCCATCCCAGGCCCCAATTATTCCTACCCAACCCAAAGCCACCTTAAATCCttgtcgttgatctaaaagatcaacgactcTCATTCCTCCTTTCCATTTTAATTCAtacgaccccccaaaccctaagtCATTTTCCAAAGGcgccgccttcagatgctctcatcTTCTCTCCTCTCTCAAACCTGACCCTAGACTCTGTCAATCGCCTCCTTCTTCGGTCATCTCCGGCTACctcctttcaaccccaagcctacaatgggtctctcatcacctttctcatcatctctaaggccttcaagggccctgggccatgtCTATTTGGACCTAGGGTTTCCGATTCTGTTGTTTGAGGTCtctctggtgtgattttgggaaaaatcacacCATATGTGTTACGATTTGTGAAGTTACAACATGTTCTTTTgatttctatttgggtttccttttgaaaccctagttctcttctgaatctctcaaaTCTTTGTTATTTTCCTGCTTTAAGCCTatttccttctatgatttgcCTATTTTTTGAACTTTTTCTAAAGGATCCTCATTTTTAAaccattttactttctttaaaaactagggttttctcggagttctttctatACCTATTCCGACCGATTTCTTcatgattaaacctttttccttGCTTATTTTGACCAATTCTATGTTCCTACTACTTTTTAATTCGACTCTGTTAAAAgacctaatttttaaagatttttctttgctttgtttctgtgtgttagcatgattttctttactttgtttctgtatgttagcatgattttcttcgccttggttctgtgtgttagcatgattttctttgccttagttctgtgtgttagcctttTTACCTGATTCTTGTTAATCTTTCGTGGTCACCATGCCTCGCATATGTTCTGCTGAATCTTTAgcctacttatatcacctctGTATGATTGTGTTTGCGcatctcttgtttctttctaTCTATATAGCTGACCTTTATTGTTTGCTACtcttgttcattcgtctctatttatatgttgagaatatagaatcatgactcccccatgattgattctgatt contains:
- the LOC138885572 gene encoding uncharacterized protein produces the protein MIKNHKQWHEKLPFALLGYRTIVRTSTGATPYMLVYGTKAVIPTKVDIPSLRAIQETKLSNAEWVRSRYEQLALINRKRMNAICHGQLYQNRMARAFNKRVKPRHFAPRQLVLKKIFPHQDEAKGKFSINWQGPYMVHRVLTGGALILAKMDGEIWPKPINS